The DNA window GCGGGTCAGGGGGTCCATTCGCGATGACGAGTGTATCAGGAAGCAAGGCCTAGGTTTAATTCAATTCTGTCCACCTTAAACCCAATCTTCGTCAAGCTCCTTTTGCAAGCGGAGGGCTCTAATGACGGTTTCCCTTTTGCCTTCTCTCGCCAACTAGATGGGGTCCCCATCTTGGGAGCGAGGATCACAGTTACAACCTAAGAGGCCCCTCCGCTCTCTGCCCACCCAAACACGCTCACGGCCAACCTCACCGTCTCCAGATTGGAACTCTGGATCTCCTTCTCCTCCGCGTAGTCGGTGACTCGCTCCAAGTCCGCCGCACCGCTGTCATGCTTCCGTGGCTTCTCCGGAGGCCGCTCCGGGCCGCTGGTTTCAGTCTCCAACTCCAGCTCCACATCCCCCTCGGTAGCCATACTGATCCCACCGTGCTGCCGCAAAGGCCCCGCCCCACCTCACGAAGACTTCCGGTAACTGCCCCGAAACTTCCGCCCGGAGAGGACGAGGCGGGGCTGGCTTCGGGCCACACCTTCATTAATGTTTTGGATTCTAGAAGCTTCAGCCAGGACAACAGGTAGTCTCTCGGACTTCCTTCCAGTGTTCTAGTATTGTTTCCTCCAAGGCCCTCTCCCACACCTAGCCCATCACCACTCCAGGACTTCCCAACCGACAGACATCCTTCTCTTCACCTAGATTCTACCCCCCTCACCAACACCaccgcccccctgccccacccaagTAATTCTGTCCAACCAGGATGGATACGCTCTAATCCTAAACCAATTAAGAATGCTAATCCACCAGAGGCCTGATTTGCAAACTGCTCCCTAATCTGGGGAGAACAGCCTGAGTGGCCAAAGGCCAGGGAGAGAAGTAGCTTGAGAGAGACATTTGCATTTACCTCATCCTGGAGGTCGGTGTCTTTTCCTGATGTCCCTCCCCATTCTACCTTAAACTGGGTGACCACCCCtatgaagacaaaagaaaactgcTTTCTCATCTACCTTCCATCTGGTGGACCTGGGTCTAATGCCTGGGACCACGATGGTGGGTGCAAAGGCGGTCACAGGCCCTAACACCTCCCTTCTCCGGACACAACGCACTGGAGTCAGCAGTGTCATGGTGAATCCTCCCTTCTATCAGGTGAGAGCGTACCTTGGAAGAGAGGTTCGGAAGGTCCCTAGAGCAAGAACTAtctgaaaaaaatggaagggaaCAGTGGCTGAAGCTGGGGAGGAAAACCCACAGGAGCCAATAAAGATGATAGGCCTTCCTTTACCCTCTGAGGCCTTTCCCTTTGCCCAGAGACTACTACCTATCCTTTCCACTGACCAGTACCAGATCTATAGGTCTACAGAAAGGTGAGAGGCCAGGTGTGACTTAGGCTTTTAGGAAGGTCTGCTCAAGCCTGCATCAGCTCTTATGATGAAAGCTCTACTTGATGTCAGTGGAAGGCAATCCTAAATACCTTGAAACGATTCTGAGAATTCCTGagtaaaaggagagaagaaaagggaaagggaaatttTGAAATTCAGCCTCTTGGGTTAACCTAATGCATACATTAATGTAAGCCTTTCCTCAGCAAATCTCCACCTTTCTGCCCTACATCTGCTCTGCCCCTCAGGTGTCTTGCTGTTGGCCTGCTCCCTGTACCTGCTGCTGCCATTCTAGATGGCCCCTTGTCACAGAGTCTACTTGTAGCCGCCTGATCTACATCCTCCTTCATGTGGGGGCCTCAGCAGTCTGCTGCCTTCTGCTGTCAAGGACAGTAGTGGAAAGGGTCTGGGGGAAGGCACATGGGGTAAGTGGGAGGGATCAGTTTGCAAcatgagaaaaagggagaaaccCTCCATGGACAAAAGATTCAGATTGGGGGTAGGGGACAAGTGAATGGATACATCCATGAGAAGTAGGTACCTCTCTGTGTATGATGACGGGCCCTGACATTTCTCACATGGACTCTCCCTCCAGATCCAGATGCCCTCAGGGTTGTGTGTCCATCTGTTTGGCCACTCTCACTGCCCAGTGCTCAGTGGTTCTGGGGCTGTGTACCGAGTATGTGCGGGAACTGCCACCTTCCACCTGCTGCAGGCTGTGCTGCTAGTCCAGCTCCACTCCCCTACTAGCCTGCGGGCACAACTACACAATAGGTTTGTGTATATACACTTTGGgtggggtgaggatggggagggaaGTAGACATAAGCTGAGTAAAGGAAATTTCAAGATGAAGTAACAGCAGTGTGAAAAATCCAAAAACAGATTTAAGTCTCTACTTCCGCCATACTTACTGTGTGACCATGAGCCACATACTTACCCTCCCTCCTTGAGTTTCTAGTTTCTAAAATGGAGATGACAATGGGGTTATTATAGGCAGACCCTTTATCAACTGTTGAAACATTGTCCAGACATTATTTAGGTATGAGTTAGAATTTGGAATAGGCTGTGACGGACCAGTTTCTAGGCCCTCTCACATGGGACTGCTTCCTCCTTTCCTATACTTAgttgtctcttctctcctctttcctatagttttggtttcttctttgcctttctccATAGGCACTGTTCACTCTCCTTTGCCTTTTCTTGAGTCTTGTTTTGTCTCCTAACCAGCTTCTGGTTCCTCAAACTGCTGTTCCTGCTAGGTCTCTGTGCTATTGCCTTCTGCATCCCTGATGAGCATCTCTTCCCAGGTACCTTCCATCTCATATCCTAATTAGCAGGAGTAACCTGATAGTTTTtctaagagaaagagagggtaggaagaaaaccagaagtAATGATATGAACAGCTACATTTTCCCACTGGTGCCCCACTTGTAGCCTGGCATTACATTGGCATCTGTGGAGGCTTCACATTCATCCTGCTGCAGTTGGTGCTTATCACAGCCTTTGCCCATTCCTGGAACAAAAACTGGTAAGGAGCACCTCTAACCCCAAAGGTTCTTCTTGGGAAGGTTGTCTGACATTACTAGCCTCAGTGGGTTAGGTAAAGGGCATGACAGGTCAATGGTCCCATTAACTTCCCACTGAGCATTACCAAAAAGCTCAGAAATGTGATGACTCTGTGGGTTAGGTAGGATGAGTAATCACACCAGTGTTCCAGGAGAGAAGGAATTGTAATGGGTAAAAAGAAGTGGAGCCCCAAACCACTGCCCACATCCTACCCTTAGGCAGACAGGTGCAGCCCAAGACTGCCGCTGGTTCCTAGCTGTACTGCTGGCCACCCTGGGATTCTACAGCATGGCAGGTGTGGCAACTGTGCTCCTGTTCCACCACTACACACATCCAGCTGGCTGCCTGCTCAACAAGATGCTGCTTAGTCTACACCTTTGTTTCTGtggcctcctctcctttctctccatcGCTCCCTGCATCCGCCTCAGTGGGTACATGCCTTGCAACATTACAAATCTGGAAGACCTTTAGCATAGAAATATTCATTAGCCTCCCTAATTTTAGTCAATTGTCTTCCTCCAAAGGGTGGGCTATAGTGTAGATGGGGGCAGAGTGTAAATTACTACCCTGTAAACTAAAGCAATTATCTCCATTCTCTGCAGAGCAACCCCGTTCTGGCCTTCTACAGGCCTCTATCATCAGCTGCTATATCATGTACCTTACCTTCTCTGCACTGTCCAGCCGTCCTCCAGAGAGTGGTAAGAACCAGACCTGGACTCTCCATGCTAAAACCTTTTGTTCCTGCCAAATACTTAGTTCTTTGTTCTTACCACCTTTCTTCTGTTGCTCCTTCTCAGTTATCTTTGAAGGACAGAACCACACTCTGTGCCTGCCTGGCCTGAGTAAAATGGAATCGCAAACACCATATACATCGCTGGCAGTGCTGAGTGCTGGCATCATGTATACTTGTGTGCTTTTCGCTTGGTGCGTAAAAGTATCAAGGGGAGAGGTATGAGAGAAGGGAGGATATCCAGGACAGAGAAGGATGGTCAGGAGACTGTCTGGGATCATGGTTTATTTGAACTTGAAAGCAAGACAAGAGTGAGGAAAGTTCCCCATAAACAGAAACAGTTTCTAAGAATAGCACTTGTCAGATGATCTGTATGAGatgaagggggcagggagaatgacttgagaattaaaaatatgtacaaagaTTTTTAGGGCCCTCACATGACGAGATTTATAAATCTTTATGGTGAACGGGCTCTGGGAATACAATACCCTCCTGAGAATTACTAACATGGACCAGCTAGCAATACAGTCTCAGGCAACTCTTGCTATTTGACTGGACCTGCTTGAGAActgtctcttctttctcagcAATGAGGCTTCCTACCTGGCTGAGGTATTTGGGCCCTTGTGGATCATCAAGGTTTACAGCTATGAGTTCCAGGTGAGGATGGAGAGCTCAATATCCCCAatgcccttcccccctcacacacaaagacaaacacacacacacaccctaccaGCCTCTACCCAGAATACTCAGATTCTAGCTGCTATTACCTTTTATTGAGTACCCacaatgtgctaggcactgtgctagatactTTACATTCATAATCtcttttaatttaatcctcacaacaaccctgtgaggtaggtatttgctccattttacaaatggagaaattgaggcacaaaAGGTTAAACATCTTACCAAAGTTTTCATAGCCAGTTATATGCTggagctagaatttgaacccagatgtGCCTCCACTTTGTATACCAGCCTATCTTTTCAGAGAAGGGAGAGTTTTCTATATTAATACCCTCACATTCTTTCTTAAAAGTCATTCCAAAACATGTTGCCTTTTGTTTTACAGAAGCCCTCACTCTGTTTCTGCTGCCCTGAAACAGTGAAACCAGAGGAAGGTGAGTGTCCATAAGAATATCCATTAGAACATGTAGATTTCTGCAGAGTGCCAAAGAGCCCTGGAGCGCCTTCACAAAAGaaactgggggaggagggaagaagtgTTTCAGTGGCACTGCTCCCAgcagcccttccctctctccagggCAAAGGGGTGGGGCTACCAGGCCAACTGACCAAGAGACCTCTCCAGCTCCTCCAGTGCAAGCCCAGCATTTCTCCTACAGCTATTCTGCCTTccattttgtcttcttccttgcATCACTCTATGTCATGGTTACCCTTACCAACTGGTTCAGGTAGGATGGAAGTGGGCCTGGGCTATACTTCTGAAAAGCTATTTTAGGAAGAGCAACTTAAGGCCAGTCCTAAGGGTTCTCTGGAGACAAACATGGGTCTGCCATCATCTTTGGTGGGGAGGTAGGACAGGTCTAAAAGCTAAGGTCCTACATATTCTCTAACCAGAGACTTTGGTTCCACAGCTATGAGGGAGCAGAACTGGAAAAGACCTTCACCAAAGGTAGCTGGGCTACCTTCTGGGTCAAGGTTGCCTCATGCTGGGCCTGTGTACTCCTCTATCTTGGGCTGCTCCTGGCACCACTCTGTTGGTCCCCCACCCAGGACCTCCAGTCACCTACTTTCAGGCGACAATGCCATCGCATCAGTACTGCAAGATAACAAATATTCAGCTAGGTACTGTTAACAAACTGGGGTTCCCTTGAGGTTGTACTCCTAGTTTTGACTGAGGAACTGTCCAGCGCAGCAGATACCTCAAGGACATAATGGGCAGTTATCTCCCTTTAGACTGAAGTCAGTACTATGTCTGAATAGGAGAAAGTGGCCATACATACTCTAAATGCCATGGGCAGAGTATATGACTCACTGGAGCTACTGTTACATCTTTACCCCAGCTCAAGAACCTAACTCCCAAGTTAGCAGCTCAGGAACCACTGCTGATCCCAGCAGACAGTGTGGCACCAGCCCTTTCCTGGCTCTCAGCatggagatgggggcagggaaagACCAAGGACTGAAGACTTACTTGGGTCTGCCCTtggagataaaaaggaaaataagcaagCCCTGGGCCCAGGGAGATAAGCAGCCCAGAACAAACcaggacacagaaagaaaggaacaaagaccaCCCTAGGTTTTAATCCTGATCTTGAGGTCAAAGGAAGCAGGAAGACAAAAACCACCCTCAATCCTTGAAGAATGACAGAACAGAAGAGAATGTGAATACTAGAGAGCAGCAGGATTTGGGAGCCAACTATCAAGCAGGCGAacaaaatgaggaagaatgagaaagaggggCATAAACTTAGGTCTTGAAGCCTTCCTTCTTAGACCCTCAACTCCATCCTTGGGATGGTGTTCAAGGTCTGGGTGGgaacaaaaatcacagaaaagaAGTTCCTACGGTTCTTAGAGGATTCCTCTACCACATACCTGGAGTACTTGTCTGTTTGTTGTAGTATAATAAAGAATTTTTCTGTGATATTTCACTTAGTCTACGTATCTAAAACCTTTTAGAGTCTAAAGTTCTCTCCCCTTTTGGTGGGAAAGGGCAGCCATTCCTCCATCCCCATCCCCCCAAGTCCCCAGTCAAACCAGGCGCTCAAGAAATTACAAAGCTACTTTTAATACTTTGGGGTGAGCCCCACAGGAATAAAAAACACTGGGAAGGGGtaaccccctcacccccaggagTGGCCCAGGGGGAGAGAGGCTACCTGAGGGGAAGGAAGCACAAAAGGGACCCGCTGCAGACTCAGGGCAAAGGGAATGCCATCGGTGCTGGGACCTGTGAGCACTACAGGAGAAAACGCGAGCGTGGTGGGACTGGCTCCAGGCACACAGGCGAAGGGCA is part of the Neofelis nebulosa isolate mNeoNeb1 chromosome 7, mNeoNeb1.pri, whole genome shotgun sequence genome and encodes:
- the SERINC4 gene encoding serine incorporator 4 isoform X1 is translated as MPGTTMVGAKAVTGPNTSLLRTQRTGVSSVMVNPPFYQVSCCWPAPCTCCCHSRWPLVTESTCSRLIYILLHVGASAVCCLLLSRTVVERVWGKAHGIQMPSGLCVHLFGHSHCPVLSGSGAVYRVCAGTATFHLLQAVLLVQLHSPTSLRAQLHNSFWFLKLLFLLGLCAIAFCIPDEHLFPAWHYIGICGGFTFILLQLVLITAFAHSWNKNWQTGAAQDCRWFLAVLLATLGFYSMAGVATVLLFHHYTHPAGCLLNKMLLSLHLCFCGLLSFLSIAPCIRLKQPRSGLLQASIISCYIMYLTFSALSSRPPESVIFEGQNHTLCLPGLSKMESQTPYTSLAVLSAGIMYTCVLFACNEASYLAEVFGPLWIIKVYSYEFQKPSLCFCCPETVKPEEGQRGGATRPTDQETSPAPPVQAQHFSYSYSAFHFVFFLASLYVMVTLTNWFSYEGAELEKTFTKGSWATFWVKVASCWACVLLYLGLLLAPLCWSPTQDLQSPTFRRQCHRISTAR
- the SERINC4 gene encoding serine incorporator 4 isoform X2, which produces MSISSQPGITLASVEASHSSCCSWCLSQPLPIPGTKTEQPRSGLLQASIISCYIMYLTFSALSSRPPESVIFEGQNHTLCLPGLSKMESQTPYTSLAVLSAGIMYTCVLFACNEASYLAEVFGPLWIIKVYSYEFQKPSLCFCCPETVKPEEGQRGGATRPTDQETSPAPPVQAQHFSYSYSAFHFVFFLASLYVMVTLTNWFSYEGAELEKTFTKGSWATFWVKVASCWACVLLYLGLLLAPLCWSPTQDLQSPTFRRQCHRISTAR